A genomic segment from Hyalangium gracile encodes:
- the acnA gene encoding aconitate hydratase AcnA, protein MTDSFGTKSQLKVGSATYDFYSLSKLAKANAAVNKLPVSLKVLLENLLRHEDGRVVKKEHIDKMLAWDPKATPDTEISFHPARVLLQDFTGVPAVVDLAAMREALAAMGGDPAKINPRNPADLVIDHSVQVDTFATTAAFKENAELEFERNRERYAFLRWGQGAFKGFGVVPPDVGICHQVNLEYLAQVTFRNGNVAFPDTLVGTDSHTTMINGIGVVGWGVGGIEAEAALLGQPITMLIPQVVGFKLTGQLPAGATATDLVLTVTQMLRKKGVVGKFVEFYGGGLKSLSLPDRATIANMAPEYGATIGFFPVDEESLAYLRFTGRPDDVVALTEAYCKEQGLFRVDGAPEPVFSDTLELDLSTVVPSLAGPKRPQDRVPLKEMKGAYDKSLVEMLAAGKSKGEDDEGGGKAKAPAAPVPPERLQQTSTVTAGNQSYKMGHGAVVIAAITSCTNTSNPAVLIGAGILAKKAVEHGLTAKPWVKTSLAPGSRVVTEYLKEAGLLPYLEGVGFHVVGYGCTTCIGNSGPLPDPVANAVTEGDLVVAAVLSGNRNFEGRINPHVRMNYLASPPLVVAYALAGDVNRNLDTDPVGHDRNGKPVYLKDIWPTNEEIKETIRTAVKPEQFRRQYSHAMEGDALWQQLQVSKGNTFQWDAKSTYVRKPPFFENLPKEPGALKDINGAHVLALLGDSVTTDHISPAGNIAKNSPAAKYLMAEGVEPKDFNSYGARRGNHEVMVRGTFANIRLKNLLVPGVEGGVTVHIPTRERMTIYDASMKYQQEGTPLVVLAGAEYGTGSSRDWAAKGTQLLGVKAVIAKSFERIHRSNLVGMGVLPLQFEAGQDAQSLGLTGHEKFTITGIADGLAPQKVLTVKAQGEGGTKEFKAVCRIDTPNELDYYRHGGILQFVLRQLAKA, encoded by the coding sequence ATGACGGACAGTTTCGGCACGAAGAGCCAGCTGAAGGTGGGCTCGGCGACGTACGACTTCTACAGCCTGAGCAAGCTGGCCAAGGCGAACGCGGCGGTGAACAAGCTGCCGGTGTCGCTGAAGGTGCTGCTGGAGAACCTGCTGCGTCACGAGGACGGGCGGGTGGTGAAGAAGGAGCACATCGACAAGATGCTGGCGTGGGACCCGAAGGCCACGCCGGACACGGAGATCTCCTTCCACCCGGCGCGCGTGCTGCTGCAGGACTTCACGGGAGTGCCGGCGGTGGTGGACCTGGCGGCCATGCGCGAGGCGCTGGCGGCGATGGGTGGAGACCCAGCGAAGATCAACCCGCGCAATCCGGCGGACCTGGTGATCGACCACTCGGTGCAGGTGGACACGTTCGCGACGACGGCGGCGTTCAAGGAGAACGCGGAGCTGGAGTTCGAGCGCAACCGTGAGCGCTACGCGTTCCTGCGCTGGGGGCAGGGGGCGTTCAAGGGCTTCGGGGTGGTGCCGCCGGACGTGGGCATCTGCCACCAGGTGAACCTGGAGTACCTGGCGCAGGTGACGTTCCGGAACGGGAACGTGGCGTTCCCGGACACGCTGGTGGGCACCGACAGCCACACGACGATGATCAACGGCATCGGCGTGGTGGGCTGGGGCGTGGGCGGCATCGAGGCGGAGGCGGCGCTCTTGGGCCAGCCCATCACGATGCTGATTCCGCAGGTGGTGGGCTTCAAGCTGACGGGCCAGCTGCCGGCGGGCGCGACGGCGACGGACCTGGTGCTCACCGTGACGCAGATGCTCCGCAAGAAGGGCGTGGTGGGCAAGTTCGTCGAGTTCTACGGCGGCGGCCTGAAGAGCCTGTCGCTGCCGGACCGCGCGACCATCGCCAACATGGCGCCGGAGTACGGCGCGACGATCGGCTTCTTCCCGGTGGATGAGGAGAGCCTGGCCTACCTGCGCTTCACGGGGCGCCCGGACGACGTGGTGGCGCTGACGGAGGCGTACTGCAAGGAGCAGGGGTTGTTCCGCGTGGACGGGGCGCCGGAGCCGGTGTTCAGCGACACGCTGGAGCTGGACCTGTCCACGGTGGTGCCGAGCCTGGCGGGCCCGAAGCGTCCGCAGGACCGGGTGCCGCTCAAGGAGATGAAGGGCGCGTACGACAAGTCGCTGGTGGAGATGCTGGCGGCGGGCAAGAGCAAGGGCGAGGACGACGAGGGCGGCGGGAAGGCGAAGGCGCCCGCGGCGCCGGTGCCGCCCGAGCGGCTGCAGCAGACGTCCACGGTGACGGCGGGCAACCAGAGCTACAAGATGGGGCACGGCGCGGTGGTGATCGCGGCCATCACCTCGTGCACGAACACGTCGAACCCGGCGGTGCTGATCGGCGCGGGCATCCTGGCGAAGAAGGCGGTGGAGCACGGGCTGACGGCGAAGCCGTGGGTGAAGACGAGCCTGGCGCCGGGCAGCCGCGTGGTGACGGAGTACCTGAAGGAGGCGGGGCTGCTGCCGTACCTGGAGGGCGTGGGCTTCCACGTGGTGGGCTACGGGTGCACGACGTGCATCGGTAACTCGGGCCCGCTGCCGGATCCGGTGGCGAACGCGGTGACGGAGGGCGACCTGGTGGTGGCGGCGGTGCTGTCGGGCAACCGCAACTTCGAGGGCCGCATCAACCCGCACGTGCGGATGAACTACCTGGCCTCGCCGCCGCTGGTGGTGGCGTACGCGCTTGCCGGCGACGTGAACCGCAACCTGGACACCGATCCGGTGGGGCATGACCGCAACGGCAAGCCGGTGTACCTGAAGGACATCTGGCCGACGAACGAGGAGATCAAGGAGACGATCCGCACGGCGGTGAAGCCGGAGCAGTTCCGCCGGCAGTACTCGCACGCGATGGAGGGGGACGCGCTCTGGCAGCAGCTGCAGGTGAGCAAGGGCAACACCTTCCAGTGGGATGCGAAGAGCACGTACGTGCGCAAGCCGCCGTTCTTCGAGAACCTGCCGAAGGAGCCGGGGGCGCTGAAGGACATCAACGGGGCGCACGTGCTGGCGCTGCTGGGCGACTCGGTGACGACGGACCACATCTCCCCGGCGGGCAACATCGCGAAGAACAGCCCGGCGGCGAAGTACCTGATGGCGGAGGGAGTGGAGCCGAAGGACTTCAACTCGTACGGCGCGCGGCGCGGCAACCACGAGGTGATGGTGCGTGGCACGTTCGCGAACATCCGCCTGAAGAACCTGCTGGTGCCTGGGGTGGAGGGTGGAGTGACGGTGCACATCCCCACGCGCGAGCGGATGACCATCTACGACGCCTCCATGAAGTACCAGCAGGAGGGGACGCCGCTGGTGGTGCTGGCGGGAGCGGAGTACGGCACGGGCTCGAGCCGCGACTGGGCGGCGAAGGGCACGCAGCTGCTGGGGGTGAAGGCGGTGATCGCGAAGAGCTTCGAGCGCATCCACCGTTCGAACCTGGTGGGCATGGGCGTGCTGCCGCTGCAGTTCGAGGCGGGGCAGGACGCGCAGTCGCTGGGGCTGACGGGGCACGAGAAGTTCACCATCACGGGCATCGCGGACGGGCTGGCGCCGCAGAAGGTGCTGACGGTGAAGGCCCAGGGCGAGGGCGGGACGAAGGAGTTCAAGGCGGTGTGCCGCATCGACACGCCGAACGAGCTCGACTACTACCGCCACGGAGGCATCCTGCAGTTCGTGCTGCGCCAGCTGGCCAAGGCGTAG